The stretch of DNA TCTTATGGGTCAAGAAGATGCCTCCAACCTGACTAGAGTGCAAAAATGGCCTTGGTCCTAGCTCACCCCTGTAcccagctctgattggctggctgcgGTGCGGCGACCATGTTGAATCCACTCTGGGGTGGCAAGGCCGAGTCGAAATTGAAGTCCATCTCGTCGTTGTCCATGAAGTCATTGAGGATGATAGACTCCACATCGCACTCCAGGGTCCCATTAAACATATCTAAGTCAAGGTCTGCAGGAAATCTGTCCTGGTTGTATGCTTGGagatggtggtggtgatggtggtggtacACCCCTTGGTAGGGTGCCTCCAGCAGGCTACCATGAACGCCTTGGCTGCTGAAATAGGCGTGGTGCGGAGCAGATGCCAAACCGCAGGACTCGGGCAAGTTCACCAGTCCACTGGAACTGGCTAAGGCACTGTTGTTGATGGAGCAGTGGTGGTTGAGTGTGGACGGATGGTAAAAGTTGTGGCTCTTCAGCAGGCCGGCAGAGTAGGGCACCAGGCCCGAGTCGCAGCTGCCTAGCGTACTGGCGTTCTGTCTGTGGTTGCGTTGTGGCCCCACCGCAGGCGCCAAAGTTAGCTCCCCCTGTCCCGTGCACTCCTTTTGCCCATAAGACATGGCGGAGAGGAGATCCTGGAGGGAAGAATTCCTGTAGGAGCTGACTGGCGAGAAGGCAGCCTGCTTATTCTCCTGGATGGTCTGCATGGGCAGCCGCCTCATCATGCCCATGGCTGGCTGACTATAGATAGCGCCGCAGTAGGCATTTGAGGCGGGGGTTAGCGTTGGGCATTTGGAACTAAAGGTGAAGCTGGAGCTGCGCTGGCGCAGTGTGGCACTGGGGCTTCCGCTGTACCCGTCCTGCAGCTCCTCCAGCAGGTGGTCTGCCAGTCCCTCGCCGAGCCCAATGGCACCCGTAAGCTCCGCCAGCCGTGGCATCTCCACCGAGCAACGGGCGCTGGGGGACAGGGCACTGGACGGGCTAGGGTACATGAGAGGCGAGGAGGGCGCCACCTCATCGTCATCCAGGTCGTCAAGTTCCTCGTTCGCCATGATAGGCGAGAGCTGCCCGCTCATGGCGCCTGCCGCGGGGTTGACCCTGCTGCGGAACTCTGACCAAACCTCGAAGTCGTCGCTGGCGTGGGAGGATGGGCTCTCCGACCACTTGGCATTGTGGGAGGAGGGGCTCCCCTCACCTGCCCGCTCAGGAGTGGCCTGCTGCTGCTTTTTCTTTCCCGCCTTGCCCTTCATGCGCAGGAACTTTCCACCGCCGCTCTCCATGGAGGCCGTCCGCCGCCGCGGAGTCTTCCCTGTCTTGCCGCCCTCTGGATTCAGCATCCACCAGGAGCTTTTTCCTGTTCCCTCGTTCTGGACGCGGATGAAGCGGGTGTGGAGGGAGAGGTTGTGCCGGATGGAGTTCTGGAAGGTACAAGGAATGAGTTGTTAGAATGGGGCGGGGGGCGGGAGACGGGGGACAGTGGGGGCCATCATGATGACCACTTGGTGTCTTAGTCCCTTTAACATCTCTACACCAACTCCTATAAACTTCTTAACCTCGCTCTGTAAACCCCATCGCAGATAAACACGTGCTGTATAAAGATGGTCactatctatacactgatagacacgttgcgctgtataatgatgatgagtatctctatacactaatAAAGAGAATCAGTCTCTCCAccccacctcccttccctcccccccacccttggTGTCTCATCGTAGTGTGTTCTGCCTGTCCNNNNNNNNNNNNNNNNNNNNNNNNNNNNNNNNNNNNNNNNNNNNNNNNNNNNNNNNNNNNNNNNNNNNNNNNNNNNNNNNNNNNNNNNNNNNNNNNNNNNNNNNNNNNNNNNNNNNNNNNNNNNNNNNNNNNNNNNNNNNNNNNNNNNNNNNNNNNNNNNNNNNNNNNNNNNNNNNNNNNNNNNNNNNNNNNNNNNNNNNagacaagggggggggggaagagggaaagacaaggggggggagagggaaagacaaggggggggagagggaaagacaaggggggggagagggaaagacaaggggggggagagggaaagacaaggggggagagggaaagacaagggggggagagggaaagacaagggggggagagggaaagacaagggggggagagggaaagacaagggggggaaagggaaagacaaggggggggaaagggaaagacaagggggggagagggaaagacaaggggggagagggaaagacaaggggggagagggaaagacatggggggagagtgggggggatggggggagagtggggggatggggggatggggggagagtggggggggtgggggagagagtgggggggtggggaagagagagtggggggatggggaagagagagtgggggggatggggaagagagagtgggggggatggggaagagagagtgggggggatggggaagagagagtgggggggatggggaagagagagtgggggggatggggaagagagtggggggatgggggagtgagagtgggggggatggggaagagagagtggggggggggtggggagagagagtgggggggggatggggagagagagtggggggggggtggggacagaGTGGAGGGATGGGGACAGAGTGGAGAGATGGGGACAGAGTGGAGGGATGAAGAGatagggggaatgggggggagataggggggaatggggggagataggggggatgggggagagagactgggggatgggggagagagactggggggggagagagactgggggggggagagagagactgggggggagagagagactggggggagagagagagactgggggggggagagagacagggggggaagagagagtggaggggggagagagaggccgaggggggcgaggaagagagagaccagggggtagggggagagcgagacaggggaaagggggaagagagatggggagaccCAGGGACCAATTCTGTGCCAATCATACCTGCCCAATACCAAGTCCCCCCCCTTTACTCTCACCCCCCaaatctctccccctgcacactcCCTCCCTGTATCTGCCGTCTCTTTTTGGGGCTCCAAAACAGACTCTATGATCAAATGATAACGCCTCATACAGACGATGACAATCTGGATTAGCCGGTCCCTTTAAAGCACGTCtcggtcattaggtcactttgctcctccgtgagactgagccactgaccagggcgtgggcaactccagtcctcaacggccaccaacaggtccgctTTTCTGGatgtccctgcatcagcacagctggctcaaatcagtggctcagcccaCCCCTGCACAAGCCTGTCATTGTGCCACCTGGCTCCTGCTGCAGGTCtctctggcagcgaaagggttacaaGAGGCAGATGGGAAGCGTGAAATTGGCACGGGGTGCGAATGGTAAAAAAGCAGCGCCCCCCGGGGCCTGTAACCTAGGACACCCCCCTCCTGTGCTAATGATGCAACGTTACAGCATGGTGGCCCCGGGGGAGTGTCGGGGTCTCCGGAGAGATATACAGGGGACTTTGCGGGGCTGATTGTCACCGTTCGCTTTTCCTCCATGTTCCTGATTGTACAGTGATAGTCACAGTTTTCCTGCTACTCACATCAGTTCCCCTCATAGACTTCTATAGGGTTAACCTCTTATACACATCAGCTCCCCATATAGCTCTATAGGGTTACCCTCCTACACAGCTCCACTCAAACTTCTATAGGGTtacgctcttacacacctccccatATAGTTCTATAAGGTTACTCTTTTCCACACATCCGCTCCCCATATAGTTCTATAGGgttaccctcttacacacaccagcccctCATATACTGCTATAGGGTTACCTTCCTACACAGCTCCACTCAAACTTCTATAGGGTTACCCTTACACCCATCTGCTCCCCATATAGTTCTATAGGgttaccctcttacacacatctgCTCCCCATATAGTTCTATAGGGTTACCCTCATATACACATCCATTCCCCATATAGTTCTATAGGGTTACcgtcttacacacatcagctcacCATATAGTAATATAGTgttaccctcttacacacatcagctcccCATATACTTCTATAAGGTTACTCTTTTCCACACATCCGCTCCCCATAAAGTTCTTACACACGTGAATAAACCAGCAGGTTATGAGCCGTGTGGGGAAACTCTCCCTTTCTACAAACAAGTATGTAGGTCACACGCTTGGGGTGTGTATTGGGGTGGGGAGCAGGTGCTGTGCCAGCCAGGGTGGGTACTCTGCCTGGCAGAAGCACCCGTTGGTGTGGGGCCAGGGGACTCCTCAGACTCACAGCACAGAGGAACAGGGGTGATACCTGGGAGGATAGTCCTAGGGGTCCCTAGAGAGCACAGAGGAGCAGGGGTGATACCTGGGAGGATAGTCCTAGAGGTCCCATCTCCAGAAGGACACAGGAAGGTGGTTACTTCACTTTCCAGACCACTGGCCAATCACAACTCCCCACAGTGATATCAGAGCAGCCACAGAAAGGGGCGCGCGCGGACTGGCTGGGGGTCCCCCGCTTACCCCTTCTCTGGCTCCGTTCATTCTCCCATATTATGGGGCGAGAGTTTCTGACCCGCCCGGTTTACAAGAGAAACCGGCAGAGCGGGATCTAACTGAATCAACTGTGAGCCAGGCAAGCCAaaccctggggggaagggggggagagagacgcagagagagggagagacacagagagagggagagacacagagagagggagagacacagagagagggagagacacagagagagggagacacacagagagagggagagacacagagagagggagagacacggagagagggagagacacagagagagggagagacacagagagagggagagacacagagagagggagagacagagagagggagagagagacacacacagaaagagaagagagagacacagagagagggagagatacagagagggagagacacacacagaaagagaagagagagacacagagagagggagacacacacagaaagagaagagagagacagagagagggagagacacagagagagggagagacacagagagagggagagacacacagaaagagaagagagacagagagagggagagacacagagagagggagagacacacacacagaaagagacgagagacagacagagcgggagagagacaaagacagagagtgtAGTGTGAAAAGAAACAATATGAGGACAGACCACTTCACAAAGGAGCAGGGAGTGACCCTGCTTTCACCCACTTCTACTTAACATCTACTGTGCCTGAATGACCTGGCATTCACTTTGGGGGAATGACCATCCCCTGGATTAATGCTCGGAGATGGAAAGGTTCGCTGCCTGCTCTATGCTGATGACTTGGTCCTCTTgtccctaacagggcaaggcctgcAGCAACGCCTAAACATACTGGGAAACTACTGTACCTTGTGGGgcctaaaaataaacaaaacaaagaccaaaaTGATGGTTTCCCAGAAAAAAAAACTGAATACGAGCCCATTCTGCATGAATGGGGACATCATTGAACAAACAACCAAATACACGTGCTTGGGAATAACATGCAGTGTCTCAGGACACTTACCTGTGCCATGAAATGCCTACAAGAGAAGGCAATGTGAGCAGGTTATGCTATAAAGTCAGCTTCCCAGACATGAGCACCCTGTAAAACTCAGGCTAACGTTATTACTGCATTATTAAACCAATactgatatagttacatagtagataaggttgaaaaaagatgtatgtccatcaagttcaacctatgctaaatttagacaacagatactttattctatatctatacttacttattgatccagaggaaggcaaacaaaaaaccccagtgtcatatcatccaatgatatctcataaggggaaaataaattccttcacgactccaagaattggcaatcggattaatccctggatcaacattcttcccatgtttagttatttggtatatccctgtatacctttcctttctaaaaagatgtcccacctttttttgaacaaatctattgtatctgccatcacagtctccatgggtaatgaatcccacattgtaactgccattgctgtaaagaaccttttcctttgttgctggtgaaatctcctttcctccaaccttaagggatggcccgtgtcctttgtactgcccgtgggatgaatagttcttttgaaagctccttgtattgttcccatatatatttgtacatagttatcatatcccctcttagacacctctttctaatgtaaataaatctaatttagctagcctctcctcataagttagattgtccatcccctttattaatttggtggcactTTTCTGCacactctagttccataatgtcttttctaaaggagtggtgcccaaaattgtactccatattcaaggtgtggtcttactaatgctttgtaaaggggcataattatgtttacttcccttccatccattgcccgttttaatgcaagataagatcttgtttgcctttgcagctactgcatgactttgggcactattgctaagcctgctgtatacaagcactcctaaatccttctccatcaaggattcccccaatttatccccatttaatgtgtaaatcgcctttttattcttgaatcccaaatgcataaccttacatttatctgtattaaacctcatctgccatttacctgcccacgtttgcCATGTATATGGCCGTGAAGTCTGGGCCCAGCCAGAATCAAGATTAAACCAAGTCGGATGTTAGTCCCAACAGAAAGAATGCACTTATTATTCTGTACACAAGTGCTGAAGGCCAATAGAAATGTCCCTAACAATGCATGCAGGGCAGAACTAGGGAGACGTCCCCTGCTGCTCGAGATAGGGAAAGAGGCCTCAAAGTTCTGGGTACATGTGAAGAATAGTGACAGAGTCTCTCCAATTCAAAGCCCGGCAAACTCAGCAGCATGAGAGAACAAATCCTCTGATCACTAAAGACTTCCACATAACCTAGGGGGGTCAGGTGTCCAGTatagaaccggactgtcctgtatttggacactgtccagtacaaAATGAGAGGCAACACTGGGCATGtctgtgtctggtattacctctctgggcgtgtatgtgtatacaccggtattacctctctgggcgtgtatgtgtatacaccggtattacctctctgggtgtgtatgtgtatactggtattacctctctggacatgtatgtgtataccggtattacctctctgggcgtttatgtgtataccggtattacctctctgggcgtgtatgtgtatacaccggtattacctctctgggtgtgtatgtgtatactggtattacctctctggacatgtatgtgtataccggtattacctctctgggcgtgtatgtgtatatcggtattacctctctgggcgtgtgtgtgtataccggtattacctctctgggcgtgtatgtgtataccggtattacctctctgggcgtgtatgtgtataccggtattacctctctgggtgtgtatgtgtgtataccggtattacctctctgggcgtgtatgtgtataccggtattagctctctgggcgtgtatgtgtataccggtattacctctctgggcgtgtatgtgtataccggtattacctctctggacgtgtatgtgtataccggtattacctctctggacatgtatgtgtataccggtattacctctctgggcgtgtatgtgtataccggtattacctctctggacatgtatgtgtataccggtattacctctctgggcgtgtatgtgtatacaccggtattacctctctgggtgtgtatgtgtatactggtattacctctctggacatgtatgtgtataccggtattacctctctgggcgtttatgtgtataccggtattacctctctgggcgtgtatgtgtatacaccggtattacctctctgggtgtgtatgtgtatactggtattacctctctggacatgtatgtgtataccggtattacctctctgggcgtgtatgtgtataccggtattacctctctgggcgtgtgtgtgtataccggtattatctctctgggcatgtatgtgtataccggtattacctctctgggtgtgtatgtgtataccggtattacctctctgggcgtgtatgtgtatatcggtattacctctctgggcgtgtgtgtgtataccggtattacctctctgggcgtgtatgtgtataccggtattacctctctgggcgtgtatgtgtataccggtattagctctctgggcgtgtatgtgtataccggtattacctctctgggcgtgtatgtgtataccggtattacctctctggacatgtatgtgtataccggtattacctctctggacatgtatgtgtataccggtattacctctctgggcgtgtatgtgtataccggtattacctctctgggtgtgtatgtgtgtataccggtattacctctctgggtgtgtatgtgtataccggtattacctctctgggtgtgtatgtgtataccggtattacctctctgggtgtgtatgtgtatactggtattacctctctggacatgtatgtgtacaccggtattacctctctgggcgtgtatgtgtataccggtattacctctctgggcgtgtatgtgtataccggtattagctctctgggcgtgtatgtgtataccagtattacctctctgggcgtgtatgtgtataccggtattacctctctggacatgtatgtgtataccggtattacctctctggacatgtatgtgtataccggtattacctctctgggcgtgtatgtgtataccggtattacctctctgggtgtgtatgtgtgtataccggtattacctctctgggtgtgtatgtgtataccggtattacctctctgggtgtgtatgtgtataccggtattacctctctgggtgtgtatgtgtatactggtattacctctctggacatgtatgtgtacaccggtattacctctctgggcgtgtatgtgtataccggtattacctctctgggcgtgtatgtgtataccggtattagctctctgggcgtgtatgtgtataccggtattacctctctgggcgtgtatgtgtataccggtattacctctctggacatgtatgtgtataccggtattacctctctgggcgtgtatgtgtataccggtattacctctctgggtgtgtatgtgtgtataccggtattacctctctgggtgtgtatgtgtataccggtattacctctctgggagtgtatgtgtataccggtattacctctctgggcgtgtatgtgtataccggtattacctctctgggtgtgtgtgcataccggtattagctctctggacatgcgtgtgtccggtattacctctctgggcgtgtatgtgtataccggtattacctctctgggcgtgtgtgtataccggtattacctctctgggcgtgtatgtgtataccggtattacctctctgggcgtgtatgtgtataccggtattacctctctgggcgtgtgtgtgtataccggtattatctctctgggtgtgtatgtgtgtataccggtattacatcacTGGACAAAGTGacttgaccggcttgggggggggggggagggggagacgagATTTCcgggaggtgggagagagcagggatgttgctagggggcttggcagcttcctccatcctgattggctgcattacccagcagcagccaatcagaaagaggtgtcaggagcctgggggtgtggccaaggagaggaggaaacagcatggagcggagagaggtatgtgtgtgtctcgagcgcgtcgcacctttcaccatccagtatttttggagaagccacctggcaaaccCTACCAGGGCCGGAGACCCACATCTCCCCAAAAACACACACTCAGAAACCAAACGTCTCCATCTCCCGTCTAAAGAAACTGAGCAACGATATAAAAGCCGCTGGGAAGCCCAGATACAGGCGCACAAGAAGAGAACGGCCTGCTACAGGCAGGAGCTGCCTGCACCCCAGCAAAATACCTGCTAACAGTGAGGAATCCCAAACACAAGCAAATGATGGACACATACAGGGCCGGCGACTCCAGGCTGGAGATTGAAATAGGCCGGCACAGGCGGACCTGGACAGCTGAGCAAGGCCGGATCTGCCAGCCGCGTGACACGGGCCTGGTGGGAACCGAGATCAGCTTCTTCATGTACTGCCCCAAATATGAAGAAACAGGGAGAATTCTCCCGGAGGATCACTAACTTCATAacgtgagaaagagaggggggagagggaaggggggggggagagagggggggggaagggggcgagagaggggggaggggggagaaagggggcgagagaggggaaggagaattCTCCCGGAGGATCACTAACTTCATAacgtgagaaagagaggggagagagggaaggggggggggggagagagggaaggggggggggggagagagggaaggggggggggagagggggagtgaggggggggaagggggcgagagaggggaaggagaattCTCCAGGAGGA from Ascaphus truei isolate aAscTru1 chromosome 6, aAscTru1.hap1, whole genome shotgun sequence encodes:
- the FOXO6 gene encoding forkhead box protein O6; this encodes MMEKVEGEQDVEPQGRPRSCTWPPLPEPPGEIPMPPPGLDPGQMRKAKSSRRNAWGNLSYADLITKAIESSPERRLTLSQIYDWMVRYVPYFKDKGDSNSSAGWKNSIRHNLSLHTRFIRVQNEGTGKSSWWMLNPEGGKTGKTPRRRTASMESGGGKFLRMKGKAGKKKQQQATPERAGEGSPSSHNAKWSESPSSHASDDFEVWSEFRSRVNPAAGAMSGQLSPIMANEELDDLDDDEVAPSSPLMYPSPSSALSPSARCSVEMPRLAELTGAIGLGEGLADHLLEELQDGYSGSPSATLRQRSSSFTFSSKCPTLTPASNAYCGAIYSQPAMGMMRRLPMQTIQENKQAAFSPVSSYRNSSLQDLLSAMSYGQKECTGQGELTLAPAVGPQRNHRQNASTLGSCDSGLVPYSAGLLKSHNFYHPSTLNHHCSINNSALASSSGLVNLPESCGLASAPHHAYFSSQGVHGSLLEAPYQGVYHHHHHHHLQAYNQDRFPADLDLDMFNGTLECDVESIILNDFMDNDEMDFNFDSALPPQSGFNMVAAPQPANQSWVQG